In the genome of Mixta calida, the window AATGGCCCGTGGGTTACGCACTGGGAAGAAATGGCAAAGAAAACCGTCATTCGCCGCCTGTTCAAATACCTGCCGGTCAGCATCGAAATGCAAAAGGCCGTTGTTCTCGATGAGAAAGCAGAGAGCGACATTGACCAGGATAACGCCTCAGTTCTGAGTGCGGAATACAGCGTTCTGGAGAATGGAGATGAAACAGCCAACTGACGCAATCCGGGTCGGGCGCATAGCCCTGCCCTACAGCCGCAAGGAGCGCGGCTGGGTTACTCCAACCGGGAAAGTTATCCGCAATCCTCTCCGGGCTCAGCGAGCAGCTGAGCTAATCAACGACCGACTACCTCCTGAATACAGGTGACCTATGCGCAAACACAGACGCAGGCTGAAAACGGAAGCAGGCCGGGTTCGCGATGGATGGCTTATTGAGCTTGAGGATGGGCTGGCGGTGCAGGTGACGGATGTGAAGCACCTCGGCAACAGGGTTTCGTTCTGGACAGGCGGCACCGAGTGGTCGCTTGAGCATGAAGATATCGTTTATCGGGTTATCGATATGGAACTAATTAAGGACAACAGCAATGACTGACATTATAGAACTGACACAGCGTATGCGCGAAGCGGCAGAGAACGCGACGCGGGGCGAATGGATTAAAGAGAATGGGGATGGCTGGGAGGCAATTTGCTGTGATGATGATCAGGCCAACGGTAATTTTATTATTGCCAAATTTCTTGGCCCTGACAAAGCCAGAAATCGTGAGTTCGTGCAGGCAGTGCAGCCGCAGAACATCCGTACTCTCTGTGACGCAATAGCGCAACGTGACGCGCAGAACAGCGAATTACGCGCGCAGATAGCAGCGCTGAAGGCTGACTTTATACGCCTTGATAGGCAAATGTCAGTTCTGGAGCAGACAGGGATAACTGACCGTGACAGGGCAGATAAGGCAGAAGCGCAGATAGCGGAGCTGGCGAAGCAGGAGCCTGTCTATCAATTCATAATGAATCGCCCAGACATAGACGGATATATCGAATGGGTGGACTGCAATAAAGACTATTTCGATAGCTGTGGTGATGATATGCGCAGAATCGTCTATGCCGCGCCGCCAGCGCCGTTTGTTGTGCCTGATGAGGTAGTTGTTTTTCTAAACCACCTTGAAGATGTATTGCCGTATGAGGCGTTTAATATGATTGACGTGAAAATCTGGAACAGCGTGTCAATGCTGTCACGAACCGAAGTATTCCGAGCGGCCATGCTCAACCGGGCCGCTGACGGGAGCGTGGCAGAATGAAAATGACAAATGAAGAACGGAAGGCGCTGATTGGTTTCATCAATGCGGAAATAGCCAGAATTCAGCGCAAAGAAGAACTGTGGGACGGTGACCGTATGCGCATCGCCTCACATCGCCTTTCACTGGCGGCATTAACCGCTGAGCCGGTGGCGTGGGAAGTCAAAGGCATCCTCTGTCATACCAAAGAGGAAGCGGATAAATACGTTGGCACTCCTGTGCCGCTGATGGAATCGTTAATTGACAACACCGCGCAGCAGTATGAGGCGCTGGCAGGATGGAAGATGGTGCCGGTTGAGCCGACAGCGGAAATGTATGACGCTGGCGATAAGCAGCTAGCCACAAAGCAGGTATGGGATGCAATGCTCGCGGCAGCACCGAAACCGGAGGGACAGTGACCAGATTCAAATACTCCCTCACCATGCTTCTTCCGGCGTTTATCGTCTGTTGGCCAATAGGAAAGTCTGCAAAGGCCATTGAAAGAATAGCCAGAAAGGTCAGATTAAAATGTGCCTATAAGATGCGGGACGTTTTAGCGGGAATTCCAACAGACGAAAGTAAGGAGAATGAATGTTAGCAGGCTTCATACTCCTCATTACCGCTCACTCTCACGCCCTACCCGTTACTGAAACCATCTATCCCACCAAAGCAGAATGCGAAGCCATCAGAGTCAGGCTGAATGAGTGCCGCCCGATGGTGACTCTCGACTGCTCGCCTGTTTATCGATAGCCGCGATATACTCCACTCAGGAGGTATCGTCATGTCACACAATCTCGCAGCACGCAGCAAAGAAGAAAGGGATAAGGTTAACGTGGATTTAGCCGCGTCAGGCGTGGCTTACAAAGAGCGCATGAACCAGCCAGTTATCCCGCAGCAGGTAGAGATGGAGCAGCCGGAAGAGTTACGCGGTTACTTCAGGGAGCGATTGCAGCATTACAGACAGGTAGCACTGCAGCTGCCTAAAGGTACTGACCCGGTTTATTTAAAA includes:
- a CDS encoding ead/Ea22-like family protein — encoded protein: MTDIIELTQRMREAAENATRGEWIKENGDGWEAICCDDDQANGNFIIAKFLGPDKARNREFVQAVQPQNIRTLCDAIAQRDAQNSELRAQIAALKADFIRLDRQMSVLEQTGITDRDRADKAEAQIAELAKQEPVYQFIMNRPDIDGYIEWVDCNKDYFDSCGDDMRRIVYAAPPAPFVVPDEVVVFLNHLEDVLPYEAFNMIDVKIWNSVSMLSRTEVFRAAMLNRAADGSVAE
- a CDS encoding DUF1317 family protein; this translates as MEMKQPTDAIRVGRIALPYSRKERGWVTPTGKVIRNPLRAQRAAELINDRLPPEYR
- a CDS encoding DNA polymerase III subunit theta; the protein is MSHNLAARSKEERDKVNVDLAASGVAYKERMNQPVIPQQVEMEQPEELRGYFRERLQHYRQVALQLPKGTDPVYLKEESK